The Atribacteraceae bacterium genomic interval TCCCAGCGAAGCCATGGTGAGTATCCCTGGACCGGCTTCAATCCGGCAAACGGGTTGAATGAGTCGTATTCAACCCGCACAAGGTAGAGTCCCTCGGGGGGGAGAACCAGGCGGGGATGTTTTCGGCCAGGCTGGTTGATACCCTGAACCAATTCCTTCTTGGTGCGCTTGCCCCGTAACACCATCCAAAGCTCTCCCAGAATGATCCGGACCATCCGATAGAGAAAACCATCTCCGACCAGTGTAAATACGGTCAGGTGGTCGTCAATTAACGAAATCTCAAATCGTTCAATAGTTCGAATCGGATTATTGCTATCGTTCCCTGAAGCACTGAAAGACGTGAAATCATGAGTGCCCACAAAACACCGGGAAAGCTCTTCGAGAAAATGAAGATCCGGTGGACTGAATCCGCACCAAAAGGCCCGGTTCCGTAATAAAACCGGCAGGACTTCACCACTGTACCAGAGATACCGGTACTCCTTTCGTACAGCAGAATTACGGGCATGAAAATGGGGAGGGCACTCCCTGATATTCAGAACCCGCATGTCCGGCGGCAGTGTTCCATTCAAGGCCCTGCCCAGGGTGTCGACCGGTATATCTGAAGAAGTGGTGAAAGATACGACCTGACCCAGGGCGTGCACACCCCGATCCGTCCGTCCGGACGCGACAGCACGGACAGTCTCCCCGAGAATCGCTGATAGAGCACTATCCAGTGTTCCCTGCAGCGTTTTCCTGCAGGGTTGCTCCTGCCAGCCGAAATACCCCGCTCCATCGTATTCGAGAACCAGTGCGATGTTTCTCATGGGTAACTATAGGATCAACAAAGTGATGACCGTCACTAGGGCAATAAAGGAAAAGGAAAAGGCCATGAATAAATAATCGTGTCGCAACAAAACCAAAGCTCGCAGGCGGCTTCTGCCTTCTCCGCCCCGATAACAGCGGGATTCCATGGCGATCGCCAATTCATCCGCCCGTTTGAACGCGTTGATAAACAATGGTACCAGCAAGGGGATCAGATTTCTGGCCCGCTTGAGTAGGTTCCCGGATTCAAAATCCATGCCCCGGGCCATCTGAGCCTTCATGATCCGGTCCGCCTCTTCAAGAAGGGTTGGGATAAATCGGATAGCGATGGTCATCATCATGGCCAGTTCGTGAGCAGGAAACCGCCATCGCTTCAAAGGGCTCAGAAGATACTCCATACCATCGGTCAGCTCCACCGGTGACGTTGTGAGGGTTAAAAGGGCCGTGGAAAGAATGAGTAGGCAAAGCCTGATCATGATGAACAGACCCCTGAACAAGCCGTCCCGGGAAATCCTGATGATTCCGTATTCCCAAAGCGTCTCTCCGGGGGTAAAAAAGAGATGAAGTATCAGCGTAAACATAAGCAGAAAAAGGATCGGCTTCAGGCTTTTCATTAAATAGGCGGCTGGTATTTTAGCAATAGCAGCGAAAGCGAGAATCAATCCACCCAACAAGAGGAATGCGGACCAGTGTTGCACTATAAAAAGGTCGACGATCATCACCCCGGAAAAAAGGATTTTTACCCGGGGGTCCAGCCGGTGAATGAGAGAATCTAAGGGGATATATTGTCCAACGACAACATATTTACTCCACATCGATCCTTTTTCTCCTTGCGGACAGGATACCAATGATTTCATCGGCTAATTCCCCAGAACTGAGAATCCCAGTGGGGACTTCAAAGCCCCTTTTCCTCAACAGGATAGCCGTACGAGTGGTTACCGGAGGACGTACACCGTATTGTTCAAGCTCCTCGTGTCGGGAAAAAGTTTCCCGTACCGGCCCATCGAGCTTGATGTCTCCGTTATCCATAACCAGTATCCTTTCTGAAAAACGAGCCAGATCCTCCATGCTGTGCGAAACAATGACCACCGTCATTCCCCATTCCCGGCGCAGGGATACGACTTTCTCCAGTATTGATTTACGGCCTTCGGGATCAAGGCCGGCAGTCGGTTCATCCAGTATCAGTACTTCAGGACGCATCGACAGAACTCCGGCTATGGCCACCCGCCTCATTTGTCCTCCGGATAGCTCGAAAGGGTTCTTGTCCTTGAAAGACTTATAATCAAGACCCACCGAGTCCATCGCCCAGTGAACGGTCTCCTCCAGTTCCGAGCCGGTGATTCCCATATTTTTCGGTCCGAATGCCACTTCGGCATACACCGTTTCCTCGAAAATCTGATGTTCCGGGTATTGAAACACCAATCCTACCTGCTGGCGTATTTGACGAAGCTTAGGGCCTTTCTTTCCTGTCTCTTTTCCATCAATCAGGACAACCCCGCTTTCAGGTAACAAGAGAGCGTTCATATGCTGGATCAGAGTCGACTTTCCGCAACCAGTCCGGCCGAT includes:
- the truA gene encoding tRNA pseudouridine(38-40) synthase TruA, producing MRNIALVLEYDGAGYFGWQEQPCRKTLQGTLDSALSAILGETVRAVASGRTDRGVHALGQVVSFTTSSDIPVDTLGRALNGTLPPDMRVLNIRECPPHFHARNSAVRKEYRYLWYSGEVLPVLLRNRAFWCGFSPPDLHFLEELSRCFVGTHDFTSFSASGNDSNNPIRTIERFEISLIDDHLTVFTLVGDGFLYRMVRIILGELWMVLRGKRTKKELVQGINQPGRKHPRLVLPPEGLYLVRVEYDSFNPFAGLKPVQGYSPWLRWEKEARR
- a CDS encoding energy-coupling factor transporter transmembrane component T; this encodes MWSKYVVVGQYIPLDSLIHRLDPRVKILFSGVMIVDLFIVQHWSAFLLLGGLILAFAAIAKIPAAYLMKSLKPILFLLMFTLILHLFFTPGETLWEYGIIRISRDGLFRGLFIMIRLCLLILSTALLTLTTSPVELTDGMEYLLSPLKRWRFPAHELAMMMTIAIRFIPTLLEEADRIMKAQMARGMDFESGNLLKRARNLIPLLVPLFINAFKRADELAIAMESRCYRGGEGRSRLRALVLLRHDYLFMAFSFSFIALVTVITLLIL
- a CDS encoding energy-coupling factor transporter ATPase, which produces MLIEMKDVSFRYFPGSPFEVEVLRKVSLVIHKGESIGIIGRTGCGKSTLIQHMNALLLPESGVVLIDGKETGKKGPKLRQIRQQVGLVFQYPEHQIFEETVYAEVAFGPKNMGITGSELEETVHWAMDSVGLDYKSFKDKNPFELSGGQMRRVAIAGVLSMRPEVLILDEPTAGLDPEGRKSILEKVVSLRREWGMTVVIVSHSMEDLARFSERILVMDNGDIKLDGPVRETFSRHEELEQYGVRPPVTTRTAILLRKRGFEVPTGILSSGELADEIIGILSARRKRIDVE